The Streptomyces sp. NBC_01275 genome has a segment encoding these proteins:
- a CDS encoding low temperature requirement protein A, producing MQSEQYGPPQSGPPTGARKSPAGSRVTTFELFFDLVYVFTLTQTTQYMAHHHTGTGVLHGVLLLALVWFSWSAYAWLGNQARADRGVVRAGMALAMAGVFVVALTVPEAWDDLPGGLNGPLVLACAYLFVRVVHLVLYSVLARGDRGLLRQVAVSWAPVLAGCGLLIAGAAVGGRWQTALFAAAIVVDWGGVYATSRRGSWRIHSARYFAERHELFVIIAIGESLLAMGAGATDHPVGAGLLAAAVLGVAAATGLWWLYFDLATLIGERQLDKAQGQARLGLAVNAYGYAHFPIMAGVVLTALGVEGVVAHAADGKALGGFYAWALCGGAALYVAGLLLFGRIMLNVWGGFRLTALCLLLAGIPAAAALPPVAALASVVVILAAVAAAETRWYAELRRHVGR from the coding sequence GTGCAAAGCGAGCAGTACGGACCGCCGCAGAGCGGCCCGCCGACCGGAGCACGGAAGTCGCCGGCGGGCAGCCGGGTGACCACCTTCGAGCTGTTCTTCGACCTGGTGTACGTCTTCACGCTCACCCAGACCACCCAGTACATGGCCCACCACCACACCGGCACGGGCGTGCTGCACGGAGTGCTGCTGCTGGCGCTGGTCTGGTTCTCCTGGTCCGCGTACGCCTGGCTGGGCAACCAGGCCCGGGCCGACCGCGGCGTCGTACGCGCGGGCATGGCACTCGCGATGGCCGGGGTGTTCGTGGTCGCGCTCACCGTCCCGGAGGCGTGGGACGACCTGCCCGGCGGCCTGAACGGTCCGCTGGTCCTGGCCTGCGCCTACCTGTTCGTACGTGTCGTGCACCTGGTCCTCTACAGCGTGCTGGCGCGTGGCGACCGCGGGCTGCTGCGGCAGGTCGCCGTCTCCTGGGCGCCGGTCCTGGCGGGCTGCGGGCTCCTGATCGCCGGTGCGGCGGTCGGCGGCCGGTGGCAGACGGCGCTGTTCGCGGCGGCGATCGTGGTGGACTGGGGCGGTGTGTACGCCACCTCCCGCCGGGGCAGCTGGCGCATCCACAGCGCCCGCTACTTCGCCGAGCGGCACGAGCTGTTCGTCATCATCGCGATCGGTGAATCCCTGCTGGCCATGGGCGCCGGCGCCACGGACCACCCGGTCGGCGCGGGGCTGCTCGCCGCCGCCGTCCTGGGCGTGGCCGCCGCGACGGGCCTGTGGTGGCTGTACTTCGACCTGGCGACCCTGATCGGCGAACGCCAGCTGGACAAGGCGCAGGGCCAGGCCCGCCTCGGCCTGGCGGTCAACGCCTACGGCTATGCCCACTTCCCCATCATGGCCGGTGTCGTCCTGACCGCCCTCGGCGTCGAGGGCGTCGTCGCGCACGCCGCCGACGGCAAGGCGCTGGGCGGCTTCTACGCCTGGGCCCTGTGCGGCGGAGCGGCCCTCTACGTGGCCGGGCTGCTGCTGTTCGGCCGGATCATGCTGAACGTATGGGGCGGCTTCCGCCTGACGGCCCTGTGCCTGCTGCTCGCGGGCATCCCCGCGGCGGCCGCACTCCCGCCGGTCGCCGCCCTGGCGAGCGTCGTCGTCATCCTGGCGGCGGTGGCTGCGGCGGAGACCCGCTGGTACGCGGAGCTGCGCCGCCATGTGGGTCGGTGA